The following coding sequences lie in one Lolium perenne isolate Kyuss_39 chromosome 2, Kyuss_2.0, whole genome shotgun sequence genomic window:
- the LOC127336663 gene encoding F-box/kelch-repeat protein At5g15710: MDSTAAAATARAAAARPTSPSRPRTKPRGLDEETCAATPNRAPSAATTSAAASPADAMDPRVWAALPDDLLIEVLARVPPFLLSRLRAVSRRWGTVLRGGDPSFLAAHAAAPSHGPCLLAFTRGTPPHCGALSLPLRARYRLPLTFLPAWDLCLVGSSGGLVCLAGSDGAAFRTIICNPLTQAWRVLPGMHHNHPRQLVLAVDRKLRCYKLIAAASDDKTLPTEVYDSREDKWSVHQMMPAANLCSSKMAFCDSRLYLETLSPLGLMMYKVDAAHWEHIPAKFPRSLLDGYLVAGARRRLFLVGRIGLYSTLQSMRIWELDHGKTIWVEISRMPPKYFRALLRLSAERFECFGQDNLICFTSWNQGKGLLYDVDKKAWSWIAGCASQLCNTQFCFYEPRFDTSVF; the protein is encoded by the coding sequence ATGGActcaacggcggcggcggcgaccgcgcGCGCGGCTGCCGCCCGGCCCACGAgcccctcgcggccgcgcaccaaGCCGCGGGGGCTCGACGAGGAGACCTGCGCGGCGACGCCCAACCGGGCGCcctccgccgccaccacctccgccgccgcctcgccggcCGACGCCATGGACCCGCGCGTCTGGGCGGCGCTCCCGGACGACCTCCTCATCGAGGTCCTCGCCCGCGTCCCGCCCTTCCTCCTCTCCCGCCTGCGCGCCGTCTCGCGCCGCTGGGGCACCGTCCTGCGGGGCGGCGACCCATCCTTCCTGGCCGCGCACGCCGCGGCGCCCTCCCACGGGCCGTGCCTGCTCGCCTTCACCCGGGGCACCCCGCCCCACTGCGGCGCGCTCAGCCTGCCGCTCCGCGCGCGGTACCGCCTCCCGCTCACCTTCCTCCCCGCCTGGGACCTCTGCCTGGTCGGCTCCTCGGGGGGCCTCGTCTGCCTCGCCGGCTCCGACGGCGCCGCATTCCGCACCATCATCTGCAACCCGCTCACGCAGGCCTGGCGGGTGCTCCCGGGCATGcaccacaaccacccgcgccaGCTCGTGCTCGCCGTCGACCGCAAACTCCGCTGCTACAAGCTCATCGCCGCCGCTAGCGACGACAAGACCCTCCCCACCGAGGTCTATGACTCCAGGGAGGATAAATGGTCCGTCCACCAGATGATGCCCGCCGCCAACCTCTGCTCCTCCAAGATGGCCTTCTGCGACTCCCGGCTCTACCTCGAGACGCTGTCGCCGCTCGGGCTGATGATGTACAAGGTGGACGCGGCCCATTGGGAGCACATACCAGCCAAGTTCCCGCGCTCGCTGCTGGATGGGTACCTCGTTGCCGGGGCTCGCAGACGGCTCTTCCTCGTCGGGAGGATCGGGCTGTACAGCACGCTGCAGAGCATGAGGATCTGGGAGCTGGATCATGGCAAGACTATCTGGGTCGAGATAAGCCGGATGCCGCCCAAGTACTTCAGGGCACTCCTGAGGTTGTCTGCTGAGAGGTTTGAGTGCTTTGGGCAGGACAACTTGATCTGTTTCACCTCGTGGAACCAGGGCAAAGGTCTTCTCTACGATGTCGACAAGAAGGCTTGGTCCTGGATTGCTGGCTGCGCGAGCCAGTTGTGCAATACACAGTTCTGCTTTTATGAGCCAAGGTTTGATACATCGGTCTTTTGA
- the LOC127329527 gene encoding phosphatidylinositol 4-kinase gamma 7-like: MESIPVLSVLTRPAGRRRVFVQTETGCVLGMDLDRGDNAHTVKRRLQLALNVPTGGTSLTFGDRVLENDLSSIRRDSPLLLTRDSIHRSCSTPCLCPASADFEHKDSSGLVEILGSSSTSVRRLVDDVATGIRGGLDPVPIDSGLGGSYYFRDLGGDRVAIVKPTDEEPFAPNNPKGFAGRALGQPGLKKSVRVGETGFREVAAYLLDHENFANVPATALVKITHSVFNINRPMNNGGAPAHDHQTTSKIASFQQFIAHDFDASDHGTSSFPVAAVHRIGILDIRIFNTDRHGGNVLVRKLDGGTGRFGCQTELFPIDHGLCLPENLEDPYFEWIHWAQASIPFSEEELEYVRNLDPVRDAAMLRRELPMIREACLRVLILCTIFLKEAATFGLCLAEIGEMMTREFRGMEEEPSKLELVCMEARKKVDEWEPFSPDVEQGEDMGFQFSMDVLGGYSDAIRSPRFHCSGMKGSSFRNPLTKLVESMNEDNDDDEDRKEFSMPSSHHRIPSAELNPPSVYRTTSLNGSAVNRSADEQLPSSMCFVRLSDMSAEEWHVFVEKFQELLKEVLDECKAAGAQRMKQRLGTSCKF; this comes from the coding sequence ATGGAATCAATCCCCGTCCTGTCTGTCCTCACGCGGCCGGCGGGGAGGCGGCGGGTGTTCGTGCAGACGGAGACCGGGTGCGTGCTGGGCATGGACCTGGACCGCGGCGACAACGCGCACACCGTCAAGCGCCGGCTGCAGCTGGCGCTCAACGTGCCCACGGGCGGGACCTCGCTCACCTTCGGCGACCGCGTCCTGGAGAACGACCTCTCCTCCATCCGCCGCGACTCGCCGCTGCTGCTCACGCGCGACAGCATCCACCGCAGCTGCTCCACGCCCTGCCTCTGCCCGGCCTCCGCGGACTTCGAGCACAAGGACAGCAGCGGGCTGGTCGAGATACTCGGGTCCTCCAGCACCAGCGTGAGGCGGCTCGTCGACGACGTGGCCACCGGCATACGGGGCGGGCTGGATCCCGTGCCCATTGACAGCGGCCTCGGCGGCTCCTACTACTTCAGGGACCTTGGCGGCGACAGGGTCGCCATCGTGAAGCCCACAGATGAGGAGCCGTTCGCGCCCAACAACCCCAAGGGGTTCGCCGGGAGGGCGCTCGGCCAGCCGGGGCTGAAGAAGTCTGTCCGGGTAGGGGAGACGGGGTTTAGGGAGGTCGCCGCGTACCTGCTGGACCATGAAAATTTCGCGAATGTTCCCGCAACGGCGCTGGTCAAGATAACGCACTCGGTCTTCAACATCAACCGTCCGATGAACAACGGCGGCGCTCCGGCTCATGACCACCAAACTACCAGTAAGATCGCTTCGTTCCAGCAGTTCATCGCGCACGACTTCGACGCCAGTGACCACGGCACTTCGAGCTTCCCGGTGGCTGCTGTTCACCGGATCGGCATATTGGACATCAGGATTTTCAACACCGACAGGCATGGCGGTAATGTGCTGGTGAGGAAACTTGATGGTGGCACCGGCCGCTTTGGTTGCCAGACGGAGCTCTTCCCTATTGATCATGGCCTGTGCCTGCCGGAGAACTTGGAGGACCCTTATTTCGAGTGGATACACTGGGCGCAGGCGTCGATCCCGTTctccgaggaagagcttgagtACGTCAGGAATCTTGATCCGGTAAGGGATGCTGCAATGCTGCGGAGAGAACTGCCCATGATACGCGAGGCTTGCCTCCGGGTCCTGATCCTGTGCACCATCTTCCTCAAAGAGGCTGCAACTTTCGGGCTTTGCTTGGCAGAGATAGGCGAGATGATGACTAGGGAGTTCAGAGGGATGGAGGAGGAGcccagcaaattggagcttgtctgCATGGAAGCTAGAAAGAAGGTGGATGAATGGGAACCATTCTCTCCTGACGTTGAACAAGGGGAGGACATGGGTTTCCAGTTCTCCATGGATGTGTTAGGAGGCTACAGTGATGCGATTCGATCGCCAAGATTCCATTGCTCAGGCATGAAGGGTTCTAGCTTCAGAAATCCTCTGACCAAGCTTGTGGAGAGCATGAATGAGgacaatgatgatgatgaagatcgaAAGGAGTTCTCCATGCCTTCATCTCATCATCGGATCCCATCTGCTGAGTTGAATCCTCCTAGTGTGTACAGAACTACTAGTTTGAATGGCAGTGCCGTGAACAGGAGCGCCGACGAACAGCTCCCATCAAGTATGTGCTTTGTCAGGTTGTCGGACATGAGTGCAGAGGAGTGGCACGTCTTCGTTGAGAAGTTTCAGGAGCTGCTGAAAGAAGTGCTGGACGAATGCAAGGCGGCTGGAGCGCAGCGGATGAAGCAACGGTTGGGCACTTCCTGCAAATTTTGA